A genomic window from Thunnus maccoyii chromosome 2, fThuMac1.1, whole genome shotgun sequence includes:
- the rln3b gene encoding relaxin-3b has product MWKAAVLTMGLLVALVDRAQSNDGHPSFYGMKLCGREFIRAVIFTCGGSRWRRGVGGSAVIGEEAFDPWNTNPVPQLTSEQDPAESQVWKDQTLDAASVAAGFSRSARSPISEEVLEALRSADRKGRDVVVGLSNACCKWGCSKSEISSLC; this is encoded by the exons ATGTGGAAGGCAGCAGTCTTGACCATGGGGCTCTTGGTGGCACTGGTAGACAGGGCGCAGTCCAATGATGGTCATCCCTCTTTCTATGGGATGAAGCTGTGTGGAAGAGAGTTCATACGAGCTGTCATCTTTACCTGTGGTGGCTCTCGCTGGAGGAGAGGCGTAGGAGGCTCAG CTGTTATTGGAGAGGAGGCCTTTGACCCATGGAACACAAATCCTGTCCCTCAACTTACCAGTGAGCAGGATCCTGCAGAGTCCCAAGTATGGAAAGATCAAACGTTGGATGCAGCATCTGTGGCTGCTGGATTCAGCCGCTCAGCTCGCTCGCCAATCTCAGAGGAGGTCCTGGAGGCTCTAAGAAGTGCAGATAGGAAAGGACGGGATGTAGTGGTGGGACTGTCCAATGCCTGTTGCAAATGGGGCTGCAGCAAGAGTGAAATCAGCTCCTTGTGCTGA
- the LOC121907208 gene encoding transportin-2 isoform X2, which yields MEWQPDEQGLQQVLQLLKDSQSPDTATQRAVQEKLEQLNQFPDFNNYLIFVLTSLKSEDEPTRSLSGLILKNNVKAHYQNFPPNVADFIKRECLNNIGDPSPLIRATIGILITTIASKGELQTWPELLPQLCNLLNSEDYNTCEGSFGALQKICEDSSELLDSDALNRPLNIMIPKFLQFFKHCSPKIRSHAIACVNQFIIGRAQALMDNIDTFIESLFALAGDEDSEVRKNVCRALVMLLEVRIDRLIPHMHSIIQYMLQRTQDPDENVALEACEFWLTLAEQPICKEALSGHLVQLIPILVNGMKYSEIDIILLKGDVEEDEAIPDSEQDIKPRFHKSRTVTLQHEGGEGEEGEDIDEDEDDDDDTLSDWNLRKCSAAALDVLANVFREELLPHLLPLLKGLLFHPDWVIKESGILVLGAIAEGCMQGMVPYLPELIPHLIQCLCDKKALVRSIACWTLSRYAHWVVSQPPDAHLKPLMKELLKRILDGNKRVQEAACSAFATLEEEACTELVPYLSFILDTLVFAFGKYQHKNLLILYDAIGTLADSVGHHLNQPEYIQKLMPPLIAKWNELKDEDKDLFPLLECLSSVATALQSGFLPYCEPVYQRCVTLVQKTLAQAMMYSQQPDQYEAPDKDFMIVALDLLSGLAEGLGGHVDTLVARSNIMTLLFQCMQSQDTMPEVRQSSFALLGDLTKACFPHVKPCIAEFMPILGTNLNPEFISVCNNATWAIGEICMQMGVEMQPYIAMVLSQLVEIINRPNTPKTLLENTAITIGRLGYVCPQEVAPMLPQFIRPWCTSLRNIRDNEEKDSAFRGICMMIGVNPGGVVQDFIFFCDAVASWVNPKDDLRDMFYKILHGFKEQVGEENWQQFSEQFPPLLKERLAACYGV from the exons ATGGAGTGGCAGCCAGATGAACAGGGTCTGCAGCAAGTGCTTCAGCTACTCAAGGACTCGCAGTCCCCAgacacagccacacagagagctgTGCAAGAA AAACTGGAGCAACTTAACCAGTTTCCAGATTTCAACAACTATCTCATCTTTGTCCTCACAAGCCTTAAATCTGAGG ACGAGCCCACTCGCTCTCTGAGTGGTCTGATACTGAAGAACAATGTTAAGGCTCACTACCAGAACTTTCCTCCCAATGTGGCTGACTTCATCAAACGAGAATGCCTCAACAACATCGGAGACCCTTCACCGCTTATCAGAGCTACTATCG GTATCCTGATCACGACCATAGCATCTAAAGGGGAGCTGCAGACCTGGCCTGAACTGTTGCCCCAGCTCTGTAATTTACTCAACTCAGAGGACTATAACACCTGCGAG ggTTCTTTTGGAGCGTTGCAGAAAATCTGCGAGGACTCATCTGAGTTGTTGGATAGCGATGCTCTGAACAGACCTCTGAACATCATGATCCCCAAGTTCCTACAGTTTTTCAAACACTGCAGCCCCAAGATCAG gTCCCATGCTATAGCGTGTGTGAACCAGTTCATCATTGGTAGAGCTCAGGCTCTGATGGATAACATCGACACCTTCATTGAG AGTCTGTTTGCGCTGGCCGGTGATGAGGACAGTGAAGTGCGAAAGAACGTGTGCAGGGCTCTGGTCATGCTGCTGGAAGTCCGCATCGACCGCCTCATCCCTCACATGCACAGCATCATCCAG TACATGCTGCAGCGGACCCAGGATCCAGATGAGAACGTGGCTCTGGAGGCCTGTGAGTTCTGGCTGACTCTGGCTGAACAGCCCATCTGTAAAGAGGCTCTGTCTGGCCATTTGGTCCA ATTGATCCCTATCTTGGTGAATGGGATGAAATACTCTGAGATTGATATTATTCTCCTAAAG GGGGACGTCGAGGAGGACGAGGCCATTCCAGACAGCGAGCAAGATATCAAGCCTCGCTTCCACAAGTCCCGCACCGTCACTCTGCAGCACGAAGGAGGGGAGGGCGAGGAGGGGGAGGACATCGACGAGGACGAGGACGATGATGACGATACGCTGTCTGACTGGAACCTAC GGAAGTGTTCGGCGGCGGCTCTGGATGTTCTTGCCAACGTGTTTCGTGAGGAGTTGCTTCCCCATCTCCTGCCCCTCCTGAAAGGCCTGCTTTTCCACCCTGACTGGGTCATCAAGGAGTCTGGCATCCTGGTTCTGGGGGCTATCGCTGAGG GCTGTATGCAGGGCATGGTACCTTACTTGCCTGAGCTCATCCCCCACCTCATccagtgtttgtgtgacaaGAAGGCCCTGGTCCGTTCCATCGCCTGCTGGACCCTCAGCCGCTACGCACACTGGGTGGTCAGCCAGCCCCCTGACGCTCACCTCAAACCCCTGATGAAGGAGCTGCTCAAGCGTATCCTTGATGGCAATAAGAGGGTACAGGAGGCAGCATGCAG TGCGTTCGCCACCCTGGAGGAAGAGGCGTGTACAGAGCTGGTGCCTTACCTGAGCTTCATCCTGGACACTCTGGTTTTTGCTTTCGGGAAGTACCAGCACAAGAACCTGCTCATCCTCTACGACGCCATAGGAACGCTGGCGGACTCTGTGGGACACCATCTCAACCAACCT GAGTACATACAGAAGCTGATGCCTCCGCTGATAGCCAAGTGGAACGAGCTGAAGGATGAAGACAAAGATCTCTTCCCTCTGCTCGAGTGTCTGTCATCTGTTGCCACGGCGCTACAGAGCGGCTTCCTCCCCTACTGCGAGCCCGTCTACCAACGCTGCGTCACCCTGGTCCAGAAGACATTGGCTCAAGCCATG atGTACAGTCAGCAGCCAGATCAGTACGAGGCACCCGACAAGGACTTCATGATCGTGGCTCTGGATCTTTTGAGCGGCTTAGCGGAGGGACTGGGGGGCCATGTGGACACGCTGGTGGCTCGCAGTAACATCATGACTCTGCTCTTCCAGTGCATGCAG TCCCAGGATACGATGCCTGAAGTAAGACAGAGTTCATTTGCTCTACTGGGTGACTTAACCAAGGCTTGCTTCCCTCATGTCAAACCATGTATTG CTGAATTCATGCCAATCCTTGGAACAAATCTGAACCCGGAGTTCATCTCTGTGTGCAACAACGCTACCTGGGCCATCGGAGAGATCTGCATGCAGATGG GAGTGGAAATGCAGCCGTACATCGCCATGGTTCTGAGCCAGCTGGTGGAGATTATCAATCGACCCAACACCCCCAAGACCCTGCTGGAGAACACCG cTATCACCATCGGTCGACTGGGCTATGTGTGTCCTCAGGAGGTCGCTCCCATGCTGCCGCAGTTTATCCGACCTTG GTGTACGTCCCTGCGGAACATCCGAGACAACGAGGAGAAAGATTCGGCCTTCCGCGGGATTTGCATGATGATTGGTGTGAACCCGGGGGGTGTGGTGCAG GACTTCATCTTCTTCTGTGATGCAGTGGCTTCCTGGGTGAATCCCAAAGACGATCTGAGAGACATGTTCTACAAG ATCCTGCACGGATTTAAGGAGCAGGTCGGGGAGGAGAACTGGCAGCAGTTTTCGGAGCAGTTCCCCCCTCTGCTGAAGGAGAGACTGGCAGCCTGCTACGGCGTTTAG
- the LOC121907208 gene encoding transportin-2 isoform X3 has translation MMEWQPDEQGLQQVLQLLKDSQSPDTATQRAVQEKLEQLNQFPDFNNYLIFVLTSLKSEDEPTRSLSGLILKNNVKAHYQNFPPNVADFIKRECLNNIGDPSPLIRATIGILITTIASKGELQTWPELLPQLCNLLNSEDYNTCEGSFGALQKICEDSSELLDSDALNRPLNIMIPKFLQFFKHCSPKIRSHAIACVNQFIIGRAQALMDNIDTFIESLFALAGDEDSEVRKNVCRALVMLLEVRIDRLIPHMHSIIQYMLQRTQDPDENVALEACEFWLTLAEQPICKEALSGHLVQLIPILVNGMKYSEIDIILLKGDVEEDEAIPDSEQDIKPRFHKSRTVTLQHEGGEGEEGEDIDEDEDDDDDTLSDWNLRKCSAAALDVLANVFREELLPHLLPLLKGLLFHPDWVIKESGILVLGAIAEGCMQGMVPYLPELIPHLIQCLCDKKALVRSIACWTLSRYAHWVVSQPPDAHLKPLMKELLKRILDGNKRVQEAACSAFATLEEEACTELVPYLSFILDTLVFAFGKYQHKNLLILYDAIGTLADSVGHHLNQPEYIQKLMPPLIAKWNELKDEDKDLFPLLECLSSVATALQSGFLPYCEPVYQRCVTLVQKTLAQAMMYSQQPDQYEAPDKDFMIVALDLLSGLAEGLGGHVDTLVARSNIMTLLFQCMQDTMPEVRQSSFALLGDLTKACFPHVKPCIAEFMPILGTNLNPEFISVCNNATWAIGEICMQMGVEMQPYIAMVLSQLVEIINRPNTPKTLLENTAITIGRLGYVCPQEVAPMLPQFIRPWCTSLRNIRDNEEKDSAFRGICMMIGVNPGGVVQDFIFFCDAVASWVNPKDDLRDMFYKILHGFKEQVGEENWQQFSEQFPPLLKERLAACYGV, from the exons AT GATGGAGTGGCAGCCAGATGAACAGGGTCTGCAGCAAGTGCTTCAGCTACTCAAGGACTCGCAGTCCCCAgacacagccacacagagagctgTGCAAGAA AAACTGGAGCAACTTAACCAGTTTCCAGATTTCAACAACTATCTCATCTTTGTCCTCACAAGCCTTAAATCTGAGG ACGAGCCCACTCGCTCTCTGAGTGGTCTGATACTGAAGAACAATGTTAAGGCTCACTACCAGAACTTTCCTCCCAATGTGGCTGACTTCATCAAACGAGAATGCCTCAACAACATCGGAGACCCTTCACCGCTTATCAGAGCTACTATCG GTATCCTGATCACGACCATAGCATCTAAAGGGGAGCTGCAGACCTGGCCTGAACTGTTGCCCCAGCTCTGTAATTTACTCAACTCAGAGGACTATAACACCTGCGAG ggTTCTTTTGGAGCGTTGCAGAAAATCTGCGAGGACTCATCTGAGTTGTTGGATAGCGATGCTCTGAACAGACCTCTGAACATCATGATCCCCAAGTTCCTACAGTTTTTCAAACACTGCAGCCCCAAGATCAG gTCCCATGCTATAGCGTGTGTGAACCAGTTCATCATTGGTAGAGCTCAGGCTCTGATGGATAACATCGACACCTTCATTGAG AGTCTGTTTGCGCTGGCCGGTGATGAGGACAGTGAAGTGCGAAAGAACGTGTGCAGGGCTCTGGTCATGCTGCTGGAAGTCCGCATCGACCGCCTCATCCCTCACATGCACAGCATCATCCAG TACATGCTGCAGCGGACCCAGGATCCAGATGAGAACGTGGCTCTGGAGGCCTGTGAGTTCTGGCTGACTCTGGCTGAACAGCCCATCTGTAAAGAGGCTCTGTCTGGCCATTTGGTCCA ATTGATCCCTATCTTGGTGAATGGGATGAAATACTCTGAGATTGATATTATTCTCCTAAAG GGGGACGTCGAGGAGGACGAGGCCATTCCAGACAGCGAGCAAGATATCAAGCCTCGCTTCCACAAGTCCCGCACCGTCACTCTGCAGCACGAAGGAGGGGAGGGCGAGGAGGGGGAGGACATCGACGAGGACGAGGACGATGATGACGATACGCTGTCTGACTGGAACCTAC GGAAGTGTTCGGCGGCGGCTCTGGATGTTCTTGCCAACGTGTTTCGTGAGGAGTTGCTTCCCCATCTCCTGCCCCTCCTGAAAGGCCTGCTTTTCCACCCTGACTGGGTCATCAAGGAGTCTGGCATCCTGGTTCTGGGGGCTATCGCTGAGG GCTGTATGCAGGGCATGGTACCTTACTTGCCTGAGCTCATCCCCCACCTCATccagtgtttgtgtgacaaGAAGGCCCTGGTCCGTTCCATCGCCTGCTGGACCCTCAGCCGCTACGCACACTGGGTGGTCAGCCAGCCCCCTGACGCTCACCTCAAACCCCTGATGAAGGAGCTGCTCAAGCGTATCCTTGATGGCAATAAGAGGGTACAGGAGGCAGCATGCAG TGCGTTCGCCACCCTGGAGGAAGAGGCGTGTACAGAGCTGGTGCCTTACCTGAGCTTCATCCTGGACACTCTGGTTTTTGCTTTCGGGAAGTACCAGCACAAGAACCTGCTCATCCTCTACGACGCCATAGGAACGCTGGCGGACTCTGTGGGACACCATCTCAACCAACCT GAGTACATACAGAAGCTGATGCCTCCGCTGATAGCCAAGTGGAACGAGCTGAAGGATGAAGACAAAGATCTCTTCCCTCTGCTCGAGTGTCTGTCATCTGTTGCCACGGCGCTACAGAGCGGCTTCCTCCCCTACTGCGAGCCCGTCTACCAACGCTGCGTCACCCTGGTCCAGAAGACATTGGCTCAAGCCATG atGTACAGTCAGCAGCCAGATCAGTACGAGGCACCCGACAAGGACTTCATGATCGTGGCTCTGGATCTTTTGAGCGGCTTAGCGGAGGGACTGGGGGGCCATGTGGACACGCTGGTGGCTCGCAGTAACATCATGACTCTGCTCTTCCAGTGCATGCAG GATACGATGCCTGAAGTAAGACAGAGTTCATTTGCTCTACTGGGTGACTTAACCAAGGCTTGCTTCCCTCATGTCAAACCATGTATTG CTGAATTCATGCCAATCCTTGGAACAAATCTGAACCCGGAGTTCATCTCTGTGTGCAACAACGCTACCTGGGCCATCGGAGAGATCTGCATGCAGATGG GAGTGGAAATGCAGCCGTACATCGCCATGGTTCTGAGCCAGCTGGTGGAGATTATCAATCGACCCAACACCCCCAAGACCCTGCTGGAGAACACCG cTATCACCATCGGTCGACTGGGCTATGTGTGTCCTCAGGAGGTCGCTCCCATGCTGCCGCAGTTTATCCGACCTTG GTGTACGTCCCTGCGGAACATCCGAGACAACGAGGAGAAAGATTCGGCCTTCCGCGGGATTTGCATGATGATTGGTGTGAACCCGGGGGGTGTGGTGCAG GACTTCATCTTCTTCTGTGATGCAGTGGCTTCCTGGGTGAATCCCAAAGACGATCTGAGAGACATGTTCTACAAG ATCCTGCACGGATTTAAGGAGCAGGTCGGGGAGGAGAACTGGCAGCAGTTTTCGGAGCAGTTCCCCCCTCTGCTGAAGGAGAGACTGGCAGCCTGCTACGGCGTTTAG
- the LOC121907208 gene encoding transportin-2 isoform X1: protein MMEWQPDEQGLQQVLQLLKDSQSPDTATQRAVQEKLEQLNQFPDFNNYLIFVLTSLKSEDEPTRSLSGLILKNNVKAHYQNFPPNVADFIKRECLNNIGDPSPLIRATIGILITTIASKGELQTWPELLPQLCNLLNSEDYNTCEGSFGALQKICEDSSELLDSDALNRPLNIMIPKFLQFFKHCSPKIRSHAIACVNQFIIGRAQALMDNIDTFIESLFALAGDEDSEVRKNVCRALVMLLEVRIDRLIPHMHSIIQYMLQRTQDPDENVALEACEFWLTLAEQPICKEALSGHLVQLIPILVNGMKYSEIDIILLKGDVEEDEAIPDSEQDIKPRFHKSRTVTLQHEGGEGEEGEDIDEDEDDDDDTLSDWNLRKCSAAALDVLANVFREELLPHLLPLLKGLLFHPDWVIKESGILVLGAIAEGCMQGMVPYLPELIPHLIQCLCDKKALVRSIACWTLSRYAHWVVSQPPDAHLKPLMKELLKRILDGNKRVQEAACSAFATLEEEACTELVPYLSFILDTLVFAFGKYQHKNLLILYDAIGTLADSVGHHLNQPEYIQKLMPPLIAKWNELKDEDKDLFPLLECLSSVATALQSGFLPYCEPVYQRCVTLVQKTLAQAMMYSQQPDQYEAPDKDFMIVALDLLSGLAEGLGGHVDTLVARSNIMTLLFQCMQSQDTMPEVRQSSFALLGDLTKACFPHVKPCIAEFMPILGTNLNPEFISVCNNATWAIGEICMQMGVEMQPYIAMVLSQLVEIINRPNTPKTLLENTAITIGRLGYVCPQEVAPMLPQFIRPWCTSLRNIRDNEEKDSAFRGICMMIGVNPGGVVQDFIFFCDAVASWVNPKDDLRDMFYKILHGFKEQVGEENWQQFSEQFPPLLKERLAACYGV from the exons AT GATGGAGTGGCAGCCAGATGAACAGGGTCTGCAGCAAGTGCTTCAGCTACTCAAGGACTCGCAGTCCCCAgacacagccacacagagagctgTGCAAGAA AAACTGGAGCAACTTAACCAGTTTCCAGATTTCAACAACTATCTCATCTTTGTCCTCACAAGCCTTAAATCTGAGG ACGAGCCCACTCGCTCTCTGAGTGGTCTGATACTGAAGAACAATGTTAAGGCTCACTACCAGAACTTTCCTCCCAATGTGGCTGACTTCATCAAACGAGAATGCCTCAACAACATCGGAGACCCTTCACCGCTTATCAGAGCTACTATCG GTATCCTGATCACGACCATAGCATCTAAAGGGGAGCTGCAGACCTGGCCTGAACTGTTGCCCCAGCTCTGTAATTTACTCAACTCAGAGGACTATAACACCTGCGAG ggTTCTTTTGGAGCGTTGCAGAAAATCTGCGAGGACTCATCTGAGTTGTTGGATAGCGATGCTCTGAACAGACCTCTGAACATCATGATCCCCAAGTTCCTACAGTTTTTCAAACACTGCAGCCCCAAGATCAG gTCCCATGCTATAGCGTGTGTGAACCAGTTCATCATTGGTAGAGCTCAGGCTCTGATGGATAACATCGACACCTTCATTGAG AGTCTGTTTGCGCTGGCCGGTGATGAGGACAGTGAAGTGCGAAAGAACGTGTGCAGGGCTCTGGTCATGCTGCTGGAAGTCCGCATCGACCGCCTCATCCCTCACATGCACAGCATCATCCAG TACATGCTGCAGCGGACCCAGGATCCAGATGAGAACGTGGCTCTGGAGGCCTGTGAGTTCTGGCTGACTCTGGCTGAACAGCCCATCTGTAAAGAGGCTCTGTCTGGCCATTTGGTCCA ATTGATCCCTATCTTGGTGAATGGGATGAAATACTCTGAGATTGATATTATTCTCCTAAAG GGGGACGTCGAGGAGGACGAGGCCATTCCAGACAGCGAGCAAGATATCAAGCCTCGCTTCCACAAGTCCCGCACCGTCACTCTGCAGCACGAAGGAGGGGAGGGCGAGGAGGGGGAGGACATCGACGAGGACGAGGACGATGATGACGATACGCTGTCTGACTGGAACCTAC GGAAGTGTTCGGCGGCGGCTCTGGATGTTCTTGCCAACGTGTTTCGTGAGGAGTTGCTTCCCCATCTCCTGCCCCTCCTGAAAGGCCTGCTTTTCCACCCTGACTGGGTCATCAAGGAGTCTGGCATCCTGGTTCTGGGGGCTATCGCTGAGG GCTGTATGCAGGGCATGGTACCTTACTTGCCTGAGCTCATCCCCCACCTCATccagtgtttgtgtgacaaGAAGGCCCTGGTCCGTTCCATCGCCTGCTGGACCCTCAGCCGCTACGCACACTGGGTGGTCAGCCAGCCCCCTGACGCTCACCTCAAACCCCTGATGAAGGAGCTGCTCAAGCGTATCCTTGATGGCAATAAGAGGGTACAGGAGGCAGCATGCAG TGCGTTCGCCACCCTGGAGGAAGAGGCGTGTACAGAGCTGGTGCCTTACCTGAGCTTCATCCTGGACACTCTGGTTTTTGCTTTCGGGAAGTACCAGCACAAGAACCTGCTCATCCTCTACGACGCCATAGGAACGCTGGCGGACTCTGTGGGACACCATCTCAACCAACCT GAGTACATACAGAAGCTGATGCCTCCGCTGATAGCCAAGTGGAACGAGCTGAAGGATGAAGACAAAGATCTCTTCCCTCTGCTCGAGTGTCTGTCATCTGTTGCCACGGCGCTACAGAGCGGCTTCCTCCCCTACTGCGAGCCCGTCTACCAACGCTGCGTCACCCTGGTCCAGAAGACATTGGCTCAAGCCATG atGTACAGTCAGCAGCCAGATCAGTACGAGGCACCCGACAAGGACTTCATGATCGTGGCTCTGGATCTTTTGAGCGGCTTAGCGGAGGGACTGGGGGGCCATGTGGACACGCTGGTGGCTCGCAGTAACATCATGACTCTGCTCTTCCAGTGCATGCAG TCCCAGGATACGATGCCTGAAGTAAGACAGAGTTCATTTGCTCTACTGGGTGACTTAACCAAGGCTTGCTTCCCTCATGTCAAACCATGTATTG CTGAATTCATGCCAATCCTTGGAACAAATCTGAACCCGGAGTTCATCTCTGTGTGCAACAACGCTACCTGGGCCATCGGAGAGATCTGCATGCAGATGG GAGTGGAAATGCAGCCGTACATCGCCATGGTTCTGAGCCAGCTGGTGGAGATTATCAATCGACCCAACACCCCCAAGACCCTGCTGGAGAACACCG cTATCACCATCGGTCGACTGGGCTATGTGTGTCCTCAGGAGGTCGCTCCCATGCTGCCGCAGTTTATCCGACCTTG GTGTACGTCCCTGCGGAACATCCGAGACAACGAGGAGAAAGATTCGGCCTTCCGCGGGATTTGCATGATGATTGGTGTGAACCCGGGGGGTGTGGTGCAG GACTTCATCTTCTTCTGTGATGCAGTGGCTTCCTGGGTGAATCCCAAAGACGATCTGAGAGACATGTTCTACAAG ATCCTGCACGGATTTAAGGAGCAGGTCGGGGAGGAGAACTGGCAGCAGTTTTCGGAGCAGTTCCCCCCTCTGCTGAAGGAGAGACTGGCAGCCTGCTACGGCGTTTAG